The genomic window TTATAGTCAACTTGTCTTTAACCTCGACTACACCATCAATGTAATCCCCTTTTAATCCTCCAACCAGCTTCGGTGGCGGTTCAATAGTATCTTCCGGCAATTTAAGCACCTCATAGACCTTATCAACCTGGATACCTACGGAAAAGTCCTGCATTTCAAGGACGATAATTCGCGTCTCTTCGTCCCTTTCTCCCGGCGCCATTTCAAACCTGGCCCTCATATCGACTATAGGAATAATATCCCCTCTCAGGCTGATTATCCCCTCGATAAACTCAGGAGACCTGGGAAGTGGAACGATGTTATAATCGGCAATGATCTCCCTGGCTTCATCTATGGAGATGCCGAACTTTTCACGGCCAAGACC from Deltaproteobacteria bacterium includes these protein-coding regions:
- a CDS encoding chemotaxis protein CheW; translated protein: MTDGEDKENISSGAVLKFITFGLGREKFGISIDEAREIIADYNIVPLPRSPEFIEGIISLRGDIIPIVDMRARFEMAPGERDEETRIIVLEMQDFSVGIQVDKVYEVLKLPEDTIEPPPKLVGGLKGDYIDGVVEVKDKLTIILNLDEIFSATEKIVMKEGLGLKGPLPAERSEEPASVEAETKKSSEPPSYKVSSSGQISIRGKSYYIGKKHIGAMVNIFEDNEKMVVCKEGENIKEFET